The following are encoded in a window of Coregonus clupeaformis isolate EN_2021a chromosome 34, ASM2061545v1, whole genome shotgun sequence genomic DNA:
- the LOC121550087 gene encoding rho guanine nucleotide exchange factor 4 isoform X5: protein MGVQDKRKRPQLISDGSCVYAEALWDHVTMDDQELGFKAGDVIEVVDATNKEWWWGRILDSEGWFPASFVRLRVNQDEPMEEYLAQLEEAGAGEEDRPGVGLILGPGLPCKDQMRTNVINEIMSTERDYIKHLKDICEGYIKQCRKRIDMFTEEQLRCIFGNIEDIYRFQKKLLKGLEKKFNKEQPHLSEIGSCFLEHQTDFQIYSEYCNNHPNACVQLSRLMKTNKYVFFFEACRLLQKMIDISLDGFLLTPVQKICKYPLQLAELLKYTNPQHRDYKDVEAALNAMKNVARLINERKRRLENIDKIAQWQSSIEDWEGEDILSMSSDLIFSGELTKISQPQAKSQQRMFFLFDHQMVYCKKDLLRRDMLYYKGRMDMDLMEVVDVEDGKEKDFNVSVKNALKLRSLAGDEVHLLCAKKPEQKQRWLRAFQDERTQVQHDLETGFSITEVQKKQAMLNACKSHPAGKPKAVTRPYYDFLLRQKHPSLPSTVPQQQVFMLAEPKRKATTFWQNIGRLTPFKK from the exons ATGGGAGTCCAGGATAAGAGGAAGAGACCACAG CTGATCAGTGATGGCAGCTGTGTGTACGCCGAGGCCCTGTGGGACCATGTCACCATGGACGACCAGGAGCTGGGCTTCAAGGCGGGGGACGTCATCGAGGTAGTGGATGCCACCAACAAGGAGTGGTGGTGGGGACGCATCCTGGACAGTGAGGGCTGGTTCCCAGCTAGCTTTGTTCGG TTGCGTGTGAACCAGGATGAGCCCATGGAGGAGTACCTAGCCCAGCTGGAGGAGGCTGGTGCTGGGGAAGAGGACCGGCCAGGGGTGGGTCTGATCCTGGGACCAGGCCTGCCATGTAAGGACCAGATGAGGACTAACGTTATCAATGAAATCATGAGTACAGAGAGAGACTACATCAAACACCTCAAAGACATCTGTGAG GGTTACATCAAGCAGTGCCGTAAGAGGATAGACATGTTCACAGAGGAGCAGCTGCGGTGTATCTTCGGCAACATCGAAGACATCTACCGCTTCCAGAAGAAGTTACTGAAAGGTCTGGAGAAGAAGTTCAACAAGGAGCAGCCGCACCTCAGCGAGATCGGATCCTGCTTCCTCGAACAC CAAACAGACTTCCAGATCTACTCGGAGTACTGTAACAATCACCCAAACGCCTGTGTGCAGTTGTCCAGACTGATGAAGACCAACAAGTATGTGTTCTTCTTCGAGGCCTGTCGTCTGCTCCAGAAGATGATTGACATCTCGCTGGATGGGTTCCTGCTCACGCCCGTCCAGAAGATCTGCAAGTACCCTCTGCAGCTGGCCGAGCTACTGAAATACACCAACCCCCAGCatag GGACTATAAGGACGTGGAGGCTGCCTTGAACGCCATGAAGAACGTGGCCAGGCTGATCAATGAGAGGAAGCGGCGCTTGGAGAACATAGACAAGATCGCCCAATGGCAGAGCTCCATAGAGGACTGGGAG GGAGAAGACATCCTCAGTATGAGTTCAGATCTGATCTTTTCTGGAGAGCTGACGAAGATCTCCCAGCCTCAGGCCAAGAGCCAGCAGCGCATGTTCTTCCTCTTCGACCACCAGATGGTCTACTGCAAAAAG GACCTCCTGCGCAGGGACATGCTGTACTATAAGGGTCGCATGGACATGGACCTGATGGAGGTGGTGGATGTGGAGGACGGTAAGGAGAAGGACTTCAACGTGTCAGTGAAGAACGCTCTGAAGCTGCGCTCGCTGGCGGGGGATGAGGTCCACCTGCTGTGTGCCAAGAAGCCTGAGCAGAAACAACGCTGGCTCCGAGCCTTCCAGGACGAGAGGACGCAGGTGCAGCATGACCTCGAAACAG GATTCTCCATCACTGAGGTCCAGAAGAAACAGGCCATGCTGAACGCCTGCAAAAGCCATCCAGCTGGGAAGCCCAAAG cagtGACCCGGCCCTACTATGACTTCCTGCTGCGTCAGAAGCACCCGTCTCTGCCCAGCACCGTACCCCAGCAGCAGGTCTTCATGCTGGCTGAGCCTAAACGCAAGGCAACCACCTTCTGGCAAAACATCGGCAGACTGACACCTTTCAAGAAGTGA